One Gammaproteobacteria bacterium genomic window, AGGCGTGGTGCATGGCGACATCAAGCCGCAGAACATCCTCCTGGACGAGTCGGGCGCGGCCTGCCTGACCGACTTCGGCGCCGCCGTGCTGCCAAATGCGGCGGATGACGGGCGAGTTCGGCGTCCCGGAGGCTCGCTGGCCTACATGAGCCCGCAACGGCTTGAGGGCCGCCCCGCCCGGACCGGCGACGACGTGTATGGGCTGGGCTGCGTCATCTATGAGTTGCTGTGCGGCTTTCCGCCGTTCGCGCCGGATATCAGCGAAAAGGCCATCCGCAGCGCCGAACTGGCTGCCCCTGCCGCCCCCGCAGGGCAGCCGCAGATTCCCGATGAGCTGGCCGAACTGGTTACCGCGATGCTGGCGCGCAACGAAGACTTAAGGCCGGTGACCATGCAGGCTGTGCGGGCGGCACTGGACGAGATACTAGCGGAATCCGCCAACCCGGAAGCCCCGTCACAGGCCGCCGCCATCGTCGCGAGGGCTCGCGCCAGCACCCGCGTTGATGCCGCCGGCGGGGCGCCTGCGCCGCCGCTACAACGCAGTTCCGGCGTGCCACTATGGGTGGCTTACGCATTGGGCGGCTTCCTGCTGGTGGCGGCCACGGTACTGTTCTTCGCGTTGCCGCGCTTCGCCGAGGAACGCGCAAGCCGGCGACCGCCGCCCGAGCGCATCGTTCAGGAGGCTGAGGCGCCCCGCCAGGACATGCAGCTTCTGAGGATGCAGCGCGAGGCGGCCGACTCGGCGATGGGCGATATGCTGCAGGATCGGAATTACCTCTCGACCCTGCAGCCTTCCCTGTGGTCGGGCGGCGCCTGGGAACAGGCCATCGCCGAGGAGCAGAAAGGGGACGACTTCTATCGCCGGCGCGAGTATCCGGGTGCGCAGGGCGCATATGGAAGAGCGGGTGCGATGCTGCGGGAGCTGCGCGAACAGGCGCCGGACATTGGCCGCGCGGCACTGGAAGACGCGCTGCAGGCCATCGAATCGGGCGATCAGGCCACCGCCCTGGCGGAACTCGAAAAGGCCGGGATACTTCTCGGGACAACGGATCCGGAGGTGCAGTCCGCGTCCCGGCGGACCGCCCGGCTGCCGGAAATCATGCAGACCGTGGCCGAAGCGCGGGCCAGCGTGCGTGAAGGCAGCCTGGAGGAGCAGCGGGCTGCCTGGCAGTCGGTGCTCGGGATCGACCCGGAACGGCAGTCCGCCCGCAGGGAGCTTTCGGCGGTCAATGCGCGGATCGATCAGCAACTGTTCAATTCGCGAATGTCGCGGGGCCATGCGGCGCTGGGAGAGGGGGACGTCGAATCGGCCCGGAAGGCATTCGAGGCTGCCCGGACACAGCGTCCGAACGATCCCGGTCCGGTCGAAGCCCTTGCCGCGCTGGAGCTGGAGGAACGCGGGCAGCGGCTGGCGCAACTC contains:
- a CDS encoding serine/threonine protein kinase — protein: MTDRRQGEMLADRFRLVRTLGSGGLGEVWLAEDVREGRELALKLLADEHARHPARIDRFRREFSVAQSLVHPAIVRPEEFVADGNSHFFTMPVLRGGHAGERSGQSWSAAAGLLLPVCDALAYAHRKGVVHGDIKPQNILLDESGAACLTDFGAAVLPNAADDGRVRRPGGSLAYMSPQRLEGRPARTGDDVYGLGCVIYELLCGFPPFAPDISEKAIRSAELAAPAAPAGQPQIPDELAELVTAMLARNEDLRPVTMQAVRAALDEILAESANPEAPSQAAAIVARARASTRVDAAGGAPAPPLQRSSGVPLWVAYALGGFLLVAATVLFFALPRFAEERASRRPPPERIVQEAEAPRQDMQLLRMQREAADSAMGDMLQDRNYLSTLQPSLWSGGAWEQAIAEEQKGDDFYRRREYPGAQGAYGRAGAMLRELREQAPDIGRAALEDALQAIESGDQATALAELEKAGILLGTTDPEVQSASRRTARLPEIMQTVAEARASVREGSLEEQRAAWQSVLGIDPERQSARRELSAVNARIDQQLFNSRMSRGHAALGEGDVESARKAFEAARTQRPNDPGPVEALAALELEERGQRLAQLQAAAMAGRFAEDWRRAADNYRGMLEIDSNIVAAQRGLAEAEQRARLDDALENTIANARMLNRDDAWQRGKRLLDEAAAIPAPGARLDGQIGRLEQVLAVAATPAPVWLRSDGLTEVTIFHVGRLGSFDSRMLELRPGAYTAVGTRDGYRDVRREFVVVPEGLPEPLVLICTDPI